A window from Vigna angularis cultivar LongXiaoDou No.4 chromosome 7, ASM1680809v1, whole genome shotgun sequence encodes these proteins:
- the LOC108337600 gene encoding uncharacterized protein LOC108337600, translating into MSSSPTTYEESQPHPPQEIDWHMLDKSKFFCIGTALFSAVSAALYPAVVLKTRQQMSAAEISCRHMSRSIMRYEGLRGFYRGFGTSLMGTIPARALYMSALEVTKSKVASATLRWGFSDASATAIANAAGGVASAMAAQLVWTPVDVVSQRLMVQGVCYRNGFDAFRKIMGVDGPRGFYRGFGVSIVTYAPSNAVWWASYSMVQKLIWGTMGSKNEGLSLGRDSRMVMGVQGLSAVMASGVCALVTMPLDTIKTRLQVLEADEVRVVEVVRDLVREGGLLACYRGLGPRCVSMSMSAAAMITTYEFLKRVSAKNADRLALYSF; encoded by the exons ATGAGTTCGAGTCCAACAACGTACGAGGAATCGCAACCCCACCCGCCCCAAGAAATAGACTGGCACATGCTCGACAAGTCCAAGTTCTTCTGCATAGGAACAGCCCTCTTCTCCGCCGTCTCCGCCGCCCTCTACCCCGCCGTCGTTTTGAAGACACGTCAGCAAATGTCCGCCGCCGAAATCTCGTGCCGCCACATGTCGCGCTCCATCATGCGTTACGAGGGCCTCCGAGGTTTCTACCGAGGCTTCGGCACCTCCTTGATGGGAACAATCCCCGCACGTGCGCTTTACATGTCGGCGCTCGAAGTCACCAAGAGTAAAGTCGCCTCCGCCACCCTTCGATGGGGGTTCTCCGATGCCTCTGCCACTGCAATCGCTAATGCCGCAGGAGGAGTAGCTTCTGCCATGGCAGCACAGTTGGTGTGGACCCCAGTCGATGTGGTTAGCCAGAGACTCATGGTACAAGGAG TGTGCTACAGAAATGGTTTTGACGCATTCAGAAAAATTATGGGTGTGGACGGTCCAAGAGGGTTCTACAGGGGATTCGGGGTTTCCATTGTGACGTACGCTCCCTCCAACGCGGTCTGGTGGGCTTCGTATTCGATGGTGCAGAAGCTTATCTGGGGCACGATGGGTTCGAAGAACGAGGGATTGAGCTTGGGACGCGATTCGAGGATGGTGATGGGAGTGCAAGGGTTAAGTGCAGTTATGGCAAGTGGGGTTTGTGCATTAGTGACGATGCCACTGGATACGATAAAGACGAGGTTACAGGTGTTGGAGGCAGATGAAGTGAGGGTCGTTGAGGTGGTAAGAGATTTGGTGAGGGAAGGAGGGCTTTTGGCTTGTTATCGAGGGTTGGGACCAAGGTGTGTGTCCATGTCCATGTCTGCCGCCGCCATGATTACTACATATGAGTTCTTGAAACGTGTGTCGGCTAAGAATGCTGATAGATTAGCACTGTATTCATTCTag